The Streptomyces sp. NBC_01255 genome window below encodes:
- a CDS encoding sigma-70 family RNA polymerase sigma factor, which translates to MAGPLWPRGGRGSGDEVLIRSVYEEHGGALLAYAARLTGDRAMAEDVVQETLIRAWRNSDVLVNGKGSVRGWLLTVARNIITDRYRARAARPAEVAESPATPPIEEDHADGVVDTMAVLGALDRLTPEHRDVLTELYFRGRSVAEAAESLGVPAGTVKSRSHYALKALRGLFGEGDEASAPGRPGGFREVVA; encoded by the coding sequence ATGGCCGGACCACTGTGGCCGCGGGGCGGGCGCGGCTCGGGTGACGAGGTGTTGATCAGGTCGGTGTACGAGGAGCACGGGGGTGCGCTGCTCGCCTACGCCGCCCGGCTGACCGGAGACCGTGCCATGGCCGAGGACGTCGTGCAGGAGACCTTGATCCGCGCGTGGCGGAACTCGGACGTGCTGGTCAACGGCAAGGGATCGGTACGGGGCTGGCTGCTGACGGTGGCCCGCAACATCATCACCGACCGCTACCGGGCCAGGGCCGCACGGCCGGCCGAGGTCGCCGAGTCCCCCGCGACGCCACCGATCGAGGAGGATCATGCCGATGGGGTCGTCGACACCATGGCAGTGCTGGGGGCCCTGGACCGGTTGACACCGGAACACCGGGACGTGCTGACGGAGCTGTACTTCCGCGGGCGGAGCGTCGCCGAGGCGGCGGAGAGTCTGGGCGTCCCTGCGGGCACGGTGAAGTCCCGGTCGCATTACGCGCTGAAGGCGCTGCGCGGGTTGTTCGGTGAGGGTGACGAGGCAAGTGCGCCGGGGCGGCCCGGCGGGTTCAGGGAGGTGGTCGCGTGA
- a CDS encoding DUF1996 domain-containing protein → MGRERRWFTVLICLVIGGALTVAILGVSRDGGASHGTAGTTAAPGDFVDIRDVPPARSEPLRGPDASTGTVTIDCGRNEEAHYNEDNLVISPGLRGGAHHTHAYVGNLSTDARSTDASLAAAPTTCRGGDRSTYYWPVLRRTDRPATHAYEKAAGHGNAGEILQPAEVRLEFGGNPVGKVVPMPRFLRAVTGDAVALTAAGDQNVRARWGCASLPDRFTTRYPRCPAGDRLTRTLTFPSCWNGLDTAGPERTHLAFRAANGVCPEDTFAVPELTIRLAYDVPGPDVPIALDSFPEQRHSPITDHAMFVNVMTDARMAAVADCLNTGRHCRQ, encoded by the coding sequence ATGGGGAGAGAACGTCGCTGGTTCACTGTGCTGATCTGCCTGGTCATAGGGGGTGCCCTGACCGTGGCCATCCTCGGTGTGTCCCGAGACGGCGGGGCGTCACACGGGACTGCCGGCACCACGGCGGCGCCGGGGGACTTCGTCGACATCCGCGACGTACCGCCCGCCCGGAGCGAGCCGCTTCGGGGGCCGGACGCCTCGACCGGCACGGTCACGATCGACTGCGGCCGCAACGAGGAAGCGCACTACAACGAGGACAACCTGGTCATCTCGCCGGGCCTGCGAGGCGGCGCCCACCACACCCACGCCTACGTCGGCAACCTGTCCACCGACGCCCGCTCCACCGACGCGAGCCTGGCGGCCGCGCCCACCACCTGCCGCGGGGGCGACCGCTCCACGTACTACTGGCCGGTGCTACGCCGTACGGACCGGCCCGCCACGCATGCGTACGAGAAGGCGGCCGGGCACGGCAACGCCGGAGAGATCCTCCAACCCGCCGAGGTACGCCTGGAGTTCGGCGGCAACCCGGTCGGCAAGGTCGTCCCGATGCCCCGCTTCCTGCGCGCGGTCACGGGGGACGCGGTGGCGCTCACCGCGGCCGGTGACCAGAACGTCCGGGCGCGCTGGGGCTGCGCGAGCCTCCCCGACCGGTTCACGACCCGCTATCCCCGCTGCCCGGCCGGCGACCGGCTGACCCGTACCCTCACCTTCCCCAGCTGCTGGAACGGCCTGGACACCGCAGGACCGGAGCGCACGCACCTGGCCTTCCGAGCGGCGAACGGCGTCTGCCCCGAGGACACGTTCGCCGTGCCCGAACTGACCATCCGTCTGGCCTACGACGTGCCCGGGCCGGACGTGCCGATCGCGCTGGACTCCTTCCCCGAACAACGGCACAGCCCGATCACCGACCACGCCATGTTCGTCAACGTGATGACGGACGCCCGGATGGCGGCCGTCGCCGACTGCCTCAACACAGGCCGCCACTGCCGACAGTAG
- a CDS encoding YciI family protein, producing the protein MAKYLLLKHYRGAPAASNDVPMDQWTPQEISDHVQYMHDFAARLEKTGEFVDGQALAPQGSWVRYDGEGRPPVTDGPFAETKDLIAGWMVIDVDSYERAVELAGELSAAPGAGGKPIHEWLEVRPFLTAPPTITE; encoded by the coding sequence ATGGCGAAGTACCTGCTGCTCAAGCACTACCGCGGCGCCCCCGCCGCCTCCAACGACGTGCCCATGGACCAGTGGACACCGCAGGAGATCTCGGACCACGTGCAGTACATGCACGACTTCGCGGCCCGGCTGGAGAAGACCGGCGAGTTCGTCGACGGCCAGGCGCTCGCACCCCAGGGAAGCTGGGTCCGCTACGACGGCGAGGGCCGCCCGCCTGTCACCGACGGCCCGTTCGCCGAGACCAAGGACCTGATCGCCGGCTGGATGGTGATCGACGTCGACAGCTACGAGCGCGCCGTCGAACTGGCCGGGGAACTCTCGGCCGCCCCCGGAGCGGGCGGTAAGCCGATCCACGAATGGCTGGAAGTACGCCCGTTCCTGACCGCGCCGCCCACCATCACCGAGTGA
- a CDS encoding carboxymuconolactone decarboxylase family protein: MDARLNLFASPVTGKAFKHLMSAGKVVKDSSLPAATQELVSLRVSQINGCAVCIDMHTKEATAAGETPVRLNLVTAWREATVFTEAERAALELAEEGTRTADAAGGVDDEVWMRAALHYDEEQLNALVLLIAFMNLANRINVITRQPAGDYEPGSYH; encoded by the coding sequence ATGGACGCACGACTGAACCTCTTCGCCAGCCCCGTCACCGGCAAGGCCTTCAAGCACCTCATGTCGGCGGGCAAGGTCGTCAAGGACTCGTCGCTGCCGGCCGCGACACAGGAGCTGGTGTCGCTGCGCGTGAGCCAGATCAACGGCTGCGCCGTCTGCATCGACATGCACACCAAGGAAGCGACCGCCGCCGGCGAGACCCCGGTGCGGCTGAACCTGGTGACGGCGTGGCGGGAGGCCACGGTCTTCACCGAGGCCGAGCGTGCCGCGCTGGAGCTGGCGGAGGAGGGGACCCGTACCGCCGACGCGGCCGGCGGAGTGGACGACGAGGTGTGGATGCGTGCCGCCCTGCACTACGACGAAGAGCAGCTCAACGCCCTGGTGCTCCTGATCGCCTTCATGAACCTGGCGAACCGGATCAACGTCATCACCCGCCAGCCCGCCGGCGACTACGAGCCCGGCTCGTACCACTGA
- a CDS encoding SCO0930 family lipoprotein, translated as MKNVHKLTVATAGAALLFGVTACGTQGTDASGPAAAPPAATAAGGDAYGGATDGSSEAPPSGTTASGPLAVRDDATLGPVVADAEGFTLYRFDNDTADPSTSACAGDCAKTWPPVPAGSTQPGGVDASRVGSLQRADGVRQLTIAGWPVYRFAKDTAPGQTNGQGVGGTWFAVTPDGKKAGARQPGTAAPGTTAPGSGETGGAALPALSLTDDDKLGKIIRDGKGRTLYRFTKDTAWPMKSNCEGACLEKWRPAKLVDLNKVEGIDPKKLITYTRPDGTKQLTIDCWPLYWFTGDKTPGDTNGQGVGGTWFAVTADGKLAK; from the coding sequence ATGAAGAACGTGCATAAGCTCACCGTCGCCACGGCCGGGGCCGCGTTGCTGTTCGGGGTGACGGCCTGTGGAACGCAGGGGACGGACGCGAGTGGTCCCGCCGCCGCGCCGCCCGCCGCGACCGCCGCGGGCGGCGACGCCTACGGCGGTGCCACGGACGGGAGTTCCGAGGCACCGCCGAGCGGGACGACGGCCTCCGGGCCGCTGGCGGTCCGTGACGACGCCACGCTCGGTCCCGTGGTCGCCGACGCCGAGGGCTTCACCCTCTACCGGTTCGACAACGACACCGCCGACCCCTCCACCTCGGCCTGCGCCGGAGACTGCGCCAAGACCTGGCCCCCGGTCCCCGCGGGCAGCACCCAGCCCGGCGGGGTGGACGCCTCCCGCGTCGGTTCGCTCCAGCGGGCCGACGGTGTGCGGCAGCTGACGATCGCGGGCTGGCCGGTGTACCGGTTCGCGAAGGACACCGCGCCGGGCCAGACCAACGGGCAGGGCGTGGGCGGTACCTGGTTTGCGGTCACCCCGGACGGCAAGAAGGCGGGCGCTCGGCAGCCCGGCACCGCCGCGCCGGGTACGACTGCGCCGGGCTCCGGCGAGACGGGCGGGGCGGCGCTGCCCGCGCTCTCGCTGACCGACGACGACAAGCTGGGCAAGATCATCCGGGATGGCAAGGGGCGGACGCTGTACCGCTTCACCAAGGACACCGCCTGGCCGATGAAGTCGAACTGCGAGGGCGCGTGCCTGGAGAAGTGGCGGCCCGCCAAGCTGGTCGACCTCAACAAGGTCGAGGGCATCGACCCGAAGAAGCTGATCACCTACACCCGCCCGGACGGCACGAAGCAGCTCACGATCGACTGCTGGCCGCTGTACTGGTTCACCGGTGACAAGACCCCGGGTGACACCAACGGCCAGGGCGTGGGCGGCACTTGGTTCGCCGTGACGGCCGACGGCAAGCTCGCCAAGTAA
- a CDS encoding MFS transporter, whose amino-acid sequence MSGRAWGVLLVLCGAIFLEGIDVAMLNVALPSIREDLEMSTGMLQWVMSAYVLGYGGFMLLGGRAADLFGRRRMFVFWLVVFLLFSGLGGFATEGWMLIVARFVTGVAAAFMTPAGLSIITTGFEEGPQRNKALLVYSGTAAGGFSIGLVVGGLLAAVNWRWVFFAPVILTLVILVAALVLIPKSPRPDREGQGVDLAGALSVTGAILLLVFGVERAAHASAAVTAATIGAGLVLFGVFIAIERRAASPLVRLGIFRSGSLVRANLAGMLFAAGFFGFQFIAVLYLQELRGWSTLQTSFALIVIGVDAILSPTLTPRLVAKFGNARVIFGGLLLAALSYALFLPVGADWTYLAMFPSLIILGLAFSLAYGPLTILATDGVAEEEQGVAGGLLYTSFQFGAALGLSFVATVNIAATDGTSPAALLDGYRAALVVPLVAALVAAVISAFGLRTRSGAGAGDGDTGHVPAPAPDKAVPVEAAR is encoded by the coding sequence ATGAGCGGGCGCGCGTGGGGCGTGCTGCTCGTGCTCTGTGGCGCGATCTTCCTCGAAGGCATCGACGTGGCCATGCTCAATGTGGCGCTGCCCTCGATCCGCGAGGACCTGGAGATGTCCACGGGCATGCTCCAGTGGGTGATGAGTGCCTACGTGCTCGGCTACGGCGGGTTCATGCTGCTGGGCGGCCGGGCCGCCGACCTGTTCGGGCGCCGCCGGATGTTCGTGTTCTGGCTCGTGGTCTTCCTGCTCTTCTCCGGTCTGGGCGGATTCGCCACGGAAGGCTGGATGCTCATCGTCGCCCGCTTCGTGACGGGTGTCGCGGCCGCTTTCATGACGCCTGCGGGCCTGTCCATCATCACCACGGGCTTCGAGGAGGGCCCGCAGCGCAACAAGGCCCTCCTGGTCTATTCCGGCACCGCCGCCGGCGGCTTCTCCATCGGCCTGGTGGTCGGCGGTCTACTGGCCGCCGTGAACTGGCGCTGGGTGTTCTTCGCTCCTGTCATCCTCACGCTCGTCATCCTCGTCGCGGCGCTCGTCCTCATCCCGAAGTCGCCTCGCCCGGACCGCGAGGGTCAGGGTGTCGACCTGGCCGGCGCGCTCAGCGTCACCGGCGCGATCCTGCTGCTCGTCTTCGGCGTCGAGCGTGCCGCGCACGCCTCCGCGGCCGTGACGGCGGCCACGATCGGGGCGGGCCTGGTCCTGTTCGGCGTGTTCATCGCGATCGAGCGCAGAGCGGCCTCGCCGCTGGTACGCCTGGGGATTTTCCGCAGTGGCTCGCTGGTCCGCGCGAACCTGGCCGGCATGCTCTTCGCCGCGGGCTTCTTCGGATTCCAGTTCATCGCTGTGCTCTACCTGCAGGAGCTGCGCGGCTGGTCCACCCTGCAGACCAGTTTCGCCCTCATCGTCATCGGCGTGGACGCGATCCTGTCCCCGACTCTGACTCCCCGGCTCGTGGCGAAGTTCGGCAACGCCCGGGTGATCTTCGGCGGCCTGCTCCTCGCGGCGCTGTCCTACGCCCTGTTCCTGCCGGTCGGCGCTGACTGGACGTATCTGGCGATGTTCCCGAGCCTGATCATCCTGGGCCTCGCCTTCTCCCTGGCGTACGGGCCGCTCACCATCCTGGCCACCGACGGTGTCGCGGAGGAGGAGCAGGGCGTCGCGGGCGGTCTGCTGTACACGTCCTTCCAGTTCGGCGCCGCCCTCGGCCTGTCGTTCGTCGCCACCGTGAACATCGCCGCGACGGACGGCACGTCCCCGGCGGCTCTCCTCGACGGCTACCGCGCCGCCCTGGTCGTGCCTCTGGTCGCCGCCCTCGTCGCCGCCGTCATCAGCGCCTTCGGCCTGCGCACCCGATCCGGGGCCGGAGCGGGGGACGGCGACACCGGCCACGTACCCGCCCCGGCCCCCGACAAGGCCGTGCCCGTCGAGGCGGCGAGGTAG
- a CDS encoding RNA polymerase sigma factor, whose translation MNDALLRTLTPSVLTVLVRRGADFAAAEDAVQDALVEAVRLWPDDPPRDPKGWLVTVAWRKFLDSTRADTARRRREDRLDQEPSPGLSAPADDTLQLYFLCAHPSLTPSSAVALTLRAVGGLTTRQIAQAYLVPEATMAQRISRAKRTVSGVRFDQPGDVATVLRVLYLVFNEGYSGDIDLAAEAIRLTRQLTAAIDHPEAAGLLALMLLHHARRATRTTPDGTLVPLAEQDRGRWDTAAIGEGVTILQAALARDRLGEFQAQAAVAALHADAPTAGETDWVQIVEWYDELVRLTDSPVARLNRAVAVGEADGPRAGLAALAALDDTLPRHTAVAAYLHERDGDLTTAARLYATAARKAPNLAERDHLTRQAARLNTHLNPHPDRDADPRGNPRDEDLSG comes from the coding sequence ATGAACGACGCCCTGCTGCGCACCCTCACGCCGAGCGTCCTCACCGTCCTCGTCCGTCGCGGAGCCGACTTCGCGGCGGCCGAGGACGCCGTGCAGGACGCCCTCGTCGAAGCCGTCCGCCTCTGGCCGGACGATCCGCCGCGCGACCCCAAGGGCTGGCTGGTCACCGTGGCCTGGCGCAAGTTCCTGGACTCGACCCGGGCCGACACCGCCCGGCGGCGGCGCGAGGACCGCCTCGACCAGGAACCGTCGCCCGGGCTCTCGGCCCCGGCGGACGACACGCTCCAGCTCTACTTCCTGTGCGCCCATCCCTCCCTGACGCCGTCGTCCGCGGTCGCGCTCACCCTGCGCGCCGTCGGCGGGCTCACCACCCGCCAGATCGCCCAGGCCTACCTCGTCCCCGAAGCGACGATGGCGCAACGCATCAGCCGGGCCAAACGCACCGTCTCCGGCGTCCGCTTCGACCAGCCCGGCGATGTCGCCACCGTGCTGCGCGTCCTGTACCTGGTTTTCAACGAGGGATACTCCGGCGACATCGACCTCGCCGCCGAGGCCATCCGGCTCACCCGGCAGCTCACCGCCGCGATCGACCACCCCGAAGCCGCGGGGCTGCTCGCCCTCATGCTCCTCCACCACGCCCGGCGCGCCACCCGGACCACGCCGGACGGCACCCTGGTCCCCCTCGCCGAGCAGGACCGCGGCCGGTGGGACACGGCCGCGATCGGCGAAGGCGTCACGATCCTGCAGGCGGCGCTCGCCCGGGACCGGCTGGGCGAGTTCCAGGCCCAGGCCGCCGTCGCCGCACTGCACGCCGACGCGCCCACCGCCGGGGAGACGGACTGGGTACAGATCGTCGAGTGGTACGACGAACTCGTCCGGCTCACCGACAGCCCCGTCGCCCGCCTCAACCGCGCGGTGGCGGTCGGCGAAGCCGACGGACCACGGGCCGGTCTCGCCGCGCTCGCCGCCCTCGACGACACGCTCCCCCGCCACACCGCCGTGGCGGCCTACCTCCACGAACGCGACGGCGACCTGACGACCGCGGCGCGGCTCTACGCCACGGCCGCCCGGAAGGCGCCCAATCTGGCCGAACGCGACCACCTCACACGCCAAGCCGCCCGGCTCAACACGCACCTGAATCCGCACCCGGACCGGGACGCGGACCCGAGAGGGAACCCTCGCGACGAGGACTTGTCCGGCTGA
- a CDS encoding zf-HC2 domain-containing protein has product MNGQRHEEEVLLGPYVLGVLDGADTGRVEAHVSGCESCRGEVDALREMEAALGEVPPEAFVDGPPEGGDLLLQRTLRQMRGERAAGRRRRGAVTGLAAAAVLAGVFWAGTALPDAGAPVALPPSPVPTAPASPSAPTPVPGTRVASATDTSSGARMTVQVTPAVGWVRVHAAVTGLPKGERCTLVVVGRDGSRTTAGSWVVGAGAREGEGKGASLDGSAAVAPADVAAIVVENEAGRRFVTVPV; this is encoded by the coding sequence GTGAACGGGCAGCGGCATGAGGAGGAGGTTCTGCTCGGCCCGTACGTGCTCGGGGTCCTCGACGGCGCCGACACAGGGCGTGTCGAGGCGCATGTGTCGGGGTGCGAGTCGTGCCGTGGGGAGGTGGACGCGTTGCGTGAGATGGAGGCGGCGCTGGGCGAGGTGCCGCCGGAGGCGTTCGTCGACGGGCCGCCCGAGGGAGGCGATCTGCTGCTCCAGCGGACCCTGCGGCAGATGCGCGGCGAACGCGCCGCCGGGCGCCGCCGCCGCGGGGCGGTGACGGGCCTGGCGGCGGCCGCCGTACTGGCCGGTGTGTTCTGGGCGGGGACGGCTCTGCCGGACGCCGGTGCGCCCGTCGCGCTGCCGCCCTCGCCGGTCCCGACGGCACCCGCGTCTCCCTCCGCGCCGACGCCGGTGCCGGGTACGCGGGTCGCGTCGGCGACGGACACCTCCTCCGGCGCGCGGATGACCGTACAGGTGACCCCGGCGGTCGGCTGGGTCCGTGTCCATGCGGCGGTGACCGGACTGCCCAAGGGGGAGCGCTGCACGCTGGTCGTGGTGGGCCGGGACGGAAGCCGGACGACAGCCGGCAGCTGGGTCGTGGGCGCCGGAGCCCGAGAAGGGGAGGGCAAGGGCGCCTCGCTCGACGGCTCGGCCGCGGTCGCCCCGGCCGACGTGGCCGCGATCGTGGTCGAGAACGAGGCGGGCAGGCGATTCGTCACCGTGCCCGTGTAG
- a CDS encoding calcium-binding protein yields MTRTHPRPARRRRTTRGRAAASAALATALVLALPGAAAAAPGDLDPTFGPDGRVTTPFPGYAEGRDIARQADGKLVVAGLSEGGFALARYLPGGGLDPGFGTGGLVTSAFGGGAHTANAVAIQPADGKIVVAGTTEVIAEEGGGCCFFSVARYLPDGTLDPDFGDGGLVRVEEFGGSADGADVAVQSDGRIVAAGKGGGGGFALVRLDTDGTLDPTLGGDGAVVAGFTPSSPQEAGGIARSMALQPDGRVVSVGYVGNTAFDIGVVRYLPDGSLDPGFSGDGMVSADFGGTEFGHAVAVQPDGRILAAGSGGAGFALLRYHADGSPDAGFGTGGRTSVAFPGDGGTAYAMALQQNGKIVLAGGADDPNSSEANDFGLARFHPNGTVDTGFGGDGFVVTGFGDFDEARSVLVQPDGKIVAAGYGAGFAFALARYQGGDATTPPPPHADLSVTTSTTAAVSIGDRVSYTLTVSNRATSTATATGITLTDTLAGAGVTLTSATPAQGTCTTTATRATCSLGSLAPGASTTLTLTAEPRSTGTLTHTATVAGTPSDPVTSDNTAGGTTSVNNARGCTIIGTSGPETLTGGYANDVICGLGGNDTVRASYGNDTVHGGYGNDNLDGAFGDDTMNGGPGNDTLTGSYGNDRLTTTDAVLANDTANGGFGTDTCTTDPGDARISCP; encoded by the coding sequence ATGACCCGGACACATCCGAGACCCGCGCGGCGCCGACGAACGACGCGGGGGAGGGCCGCCGCCTCGGCCGCGCTCGCCACGGCGCTCGTACTCGCACTGCCCGGTGCGGCGGCGGCCGCGCCCGGAGACCTGGATCCGACGTTCGGCCCGGACGGCCGGGTGACCACACCCTTCCCGGGGTACGCGGAGGGCCGTGACATCGCGCGGCAGGCGGACGGCAAGCTCGTCGTGGCGGGCCTGAGCGAGGGCGGATTCGCGCTCGCCCGCTACCTGCCCGGCGGCGGCCTCGACCCCGGCTTCGGCACCGGCGGCCTCGTGACCAGCGCCTTCGGCGGCGGAGCCCATACGGCGAACGCCGTCGCGATCCAGCCTGCCGACGGGAAGATCGTCGTGGCCGGCACCACCGAGGTGATCGCGGAGGAGGGCGGAGGCTGCTGCTTCTTCTCCGTGGCCCGCTACCTGCCCGACGGCACCCTGGACCCGGACTTCGGCGACGGCGGCCTCGTACGGGTCGAGGAGTTCGGCGGATCCGCGGACGGCGCGGACGTGGCGGTGCAGAGCGACGGCCGGATCGTCGCCGCGGGCAAGGGCGGCGGTGGCGGGTTCGCGCTGGTCCGCCTCGACACGGACGGCACCCTGGACCCGACCCTGGGCGGCGACGGCGCGGTCGTCGCCGGATTCACACCCTCCTCGCCCCAGGAAGCCGGCGGCATCGCCCGGAGCATGGCACTCCAACCCGACGGCCGGGTCGTGTCCGTCGGCTACGTGGGCAACACCGCCTTCGACATCGGCGTGGTCCGCTACCTGCCCGACGGCAGCCTCGACCCCGGCTTCAGCGGCGACGGCATGGTCAGCGCCGACTTCGGCGGCACCGAGTTCGGCCACGCGGTCGCGGTCCAGCCCGACGGCAGGATCCTCGCCGCGGGTTCCGGCGGCGCCGGCTTCGCGCTCCTCCGCTACCACGCCGACGGCAGCCCCGACGCCGGATTCGGTACCGGGGGCCGGACCTCGGTGGCCTTCCCCGGGGACGGCGGGACCGCGTACGCGATGGCCCTGCAACAGAACGGGAAGATCGTCCTCGCCGGCGGGGCCGACGACCCGAACAGCTCCGAGGCCAACGACTTCGGCCTGGCCCGCTTCCACCCCAACGGCACCGTGGACACCGGCTTCGGCGGCGACGGCTTCGTGGTCACCGGCTTCGGGGACTTCGACGAGGCCCGCTCGGTACTCGTCCAGCCGGACGGCAAGATCGTCGCGGCCGGGTACGGGGCGGGCTTCGCCTTCGCGCTCGCCCGCTACCAGGGAGGCGACGCGACGACGCCTCCGCCGCCGCACGCGGATCTGTCGGTGACGACGAGCACCACGGCCGCGGTGAGCATCGGCGACCGCGTCTCGTACACGCTCACCGTCTCCAACAGGGCGACCTCCACCGCCACCGCGACCGGCATCACCCTGACGGACACCCTCGCCGGCGCCGGCGTGACCCTCACCTCCGCCACCCCCGCACAGGGCACGTGCACGACGACCGCGACACGGGCGACCTGCTCCCTCGGCTCGCTCGCCCCGGGCGCGAGCACGACGCTCACGCTCACGGCGGAGCCCCGCTCCACCGGCACCCTCACGCACACGGCGACCGTCGCGGGCACCCCGTCGGACCCCGTCACCTCCGACAACACGGCCGGCGGGACCACGTCCGTGAACAACGCCCGCGGCTGCACCATCATCGGCACCAGCGGCCCGGAGACCCTGACCGGCGGCTACGCCAACGACGTCATCTGCGGCCTCGGCGGCAACGACACCGTCCGCGCGAGCTACGGCAACGACACCGTCCACGGCGGCTACGGCAACGACAACCTCGACGGCGCCTTCGGCGACGACACGATGAACGGCGGCCCCGGCAACGACACCCTGACGGGCTCCTACGGCAACGACCGCCTCACGACCACCGACGCGGTCCTCGCCAACGACACCGCCAACGGCGGCTTCGGCACCGACACCTGCACCACCGACCCGGGCGACGCCCGCATCAGCTGCCCCTGA
- a CDS encoding TerD family protein — protein sequence MTQIIKGGNLPVPGQVWKVAVVRGASGGGVPEVDAAALLLDAASRVRDDGDLVFRDRRAHTSGAVRLVGQVRSEERRVADWLEIDTARVEPGVQRIVISASSDEGTFGQVPGLLVRTISAGTGEQLALYEVEGATTEKAFVLGEFYRRDGAWRFRAVGQGYDSGLAGLAEDFGIAGGAPARVPGREPVLIEGVAKVPASEAPAPVSERSVQPPAAPAQLPAPDPRRPAWPRRSLPSARAGSHPPPPRSSVRTFRSSSGRAAARSSSPSTIPCRPASSWSTRSGRATAPSWWTSSTTPSRAST from the coding sequence GTGACACAGATCATCAAGGGGGGAAACCTGCCGGTCCCCGGGCAGGTGTGGAAGGTTGCGGTCGTCCGTGGGGCGTCCGGCGGCGGAGTGCCGGAGGTCGACGCCGCCGCGCTGCTCCTGGATGCGGCGAGCCGCGTCAGGGACGACGGCGACCTCGTCTTCCGTGACCGGCGTGCCCACACCTCCGGGGCGGTGCGGCTCGTCGGACAGGTACGGAGCGAGGAGCGGCGCGTCGCCGACTGGCTGGAGATCGACACCGCGCGTGTCGAGCCCGGCGTCCAGCGGATCGTGATCTCCGCCTCCAGCGACGAGGGGACGTTCGGGCAGGTGCCCGGGCTGCTCGTACGGACGATCAGCGCCGGTACGGGGGAGCAGCTGGCGCTGTACGAGGTCGAGGGCGCGACGACGGAGAAGGCGTTCGTCCTCGGCGAGTTCTACCGGCGCGACGGCGCGTGGCGGTTCCGCGCGGTGGGGCAGGGGTACGACTCCGGGCTCGCCGGGCTCGCGGAGGACTTCGGCATCGCGGGCGGGGCCCCGGCGAGAGTCCCCGGGCGCGAGCCCGTGCTTATCGAGGGCGTGGCCAAGGTCCCGGCGTCCGAGGCCCCTGCCCCGGTGTCCGAGCGGTCCGTCCAGCCGCCGGCCGCCCCGGCACAGCTTCCGGCCCCGGACCCGAGGCGCCCCGCCTGGCCAAGGCGCAGCCTCCCGTCCGCGCGGGCAGGGAGTCATCCCCCGCCGCCGCGCTCTTCGGTGAGGACTTTCCGGAGTTCGTCCGGGAGGGCAGCGGCTCGCTCGAGTTCACCGTCGACGATCCCCTGCCGACCGGCTTCTTCGTGGTCGACACGGAGCGGTCGGGCGACGGCTCCTTCATGGTGGACGTCGTCGACGACACCAAGCCGGGCCTCGACCTGA